From Corallococcus soli, a single genomic window includes:
- a CDS encoding IS5 family transposase, with protein MGRSRGGFSTKVHAVTTTGGKPLHLVLTPGQQHESTMAEELLVHAEGEAFIADTGYDAERIRANAQNVGMKPVIHPHPSRKQPPALDRTLYRLRYRMECFLHDLKRFRAAATRYDKTASSYLAVLHVASMLLWLR; from the coding sequence CTGGGGCGTTCTCGAGGAGGTTTTTCAACGAAGGTTCACGCCGTCACAACGACGGGCGGTAAGCCGCTCCACCTCGTGCTGACGCCAGGCCAGCAGCATGAGTCCACGATGGCCGAGGAACTGCTGGTGCACGCCGAGGGCGAGGCCTTCATCGCGGACACGGGCTATGACGCCGAGCGCATTCGCGCCAACGCCCAGAATGTGGGGATGAAGCCCGTCATCCATCCCCATCCCAGCCGCAAGCAGCCTCCAGCGCTGGACCGAACCCTCTATCGGCTTCGCTACCGGATGGAGTGCTTCCTCCACGACCTCAAGCGCTTTCGCGCCGCCGCGACCCGGTACGACAAGACGGCGAGCAGCTACCTCGCCGTCCTGCACGTCGCCTCCATGCTTCTCTGGCTGCGTTAA
- a CDS encoding transposase has translation MRRHELSDDEWSRIEPLLGSRSGPPSKRGDRDFINAVIWRVKRGVQSRDLPERFGHWKTVYNRFHRWAKTGRWEAIFKALRLDVDDLGSLADASVVRAHQDASGGKGGSEEMLWGVLEEVFQRRFTPSQRRAVSRSTSC, from the coding sequence GTGCGCCGACATGAACTGAGCGATGACGAGTGGAGCCGCATTGAGCCCCTGCTGGGCTCGCGCAGCGGCCCGCCCTCGAAGCGAGGAGACCGCGACTTCATCAACGCCGTCATCTGGCGTGTGAAGAGGGGCGTGCAGTCGCGGGACCTGCCCGAGAGATTCGGCCACTGGAAGACGGTCTACAACCGCTTCCACCGCTGGGCGAAAACCGGGCGCTGGGAAGCCATCTTCAAAGCGCTGCGGCTGGACGTGGACGATCTCGGCTCCCTCGCTGACGCTTCCGTCGTCCGAGCGCACCAGGACGCCTCGGGCGGAAAAGGGGGGTCCGAAGAAATGCTCTGGGGCGTTCTCGAGGAGGTTTTTCAACGAAGGTTCACGCCGTCACAACGACGGGCGGTAAGCCGCTCCACCTCGTGCTGA
- a CDS encoding MBL fold metallo-hydrolase, whose protein sequence is MPADQFVVEMLPADNGDCLLLTYGCSLTPQRVIIDGGTAATFPRLRRRIEELPLNQRHFELLIVTHIDSDHIDGVLPLLRAKELGVTFGDIWFNGWSHLIPPKSEFLGPRKGDILGNHLSMRTELPWNSMFNGKAVVVSDGAELPTHTLPGGMKLTLLSPTWRELAKLDAAWIEESFQQGRIPGERPAVLGSAISQLQNFPRSSFIHDHSAANGSSIAVLAEYQGKRCLFGADAFAGTLRASLQRIPGVSGRVVLDAFKLPHHASQANVSVELIQAVQCSRYLVSTNGSLFGHPDDEALARIFQSGQEVVELFFNYDSQTTGKWRSFQPALETGVRKYQAHYPTSPDGGLRIEL, encoded by the coding sequence ATGCCCGCCGATCAGTTCGTTGTCGAGATGCTGCCCGCTGATAATGGGGATTGCCTACTCCTTACCTACGGATGTTCGCTGACCCCTCAAAGGGTAATTATCGATGGAGGCACTGCCGCCACTTTCCCTCGCCTCCGACGGCGCATTGAGGAGCTTCCCCTCAACCAGAGGCATTTCGAACTGCTCATCGTTACGCACATAGATTCGGATCACATTGATGGTGTGCTTCCGCTACTCAGAGCCAAGGAGCTGGGAGTCACTTTCGGTGATATTTGGTTCAATGGCTGGTCGCATCTGATACCGCCGAAGAGCGAGTTTTTGGGGCCACGGAAGGGGGATATCCTGGGGAATCACCTCAGCATGAGAACCGAACTTCCGTGGAACAGTATGTTCAACGGCAAGGCCGTGGTGGTCAGCGATGGTGCTGAACTTCCGACCCACACACTCCCTGGCGGCATGAAGCTCACATTGCTTTCGCCCACATGGAGGGAACTGGCTAAGTTAGATGCGGCATGGATTGAGGAATCATTTCAGCAGGGACGGATTCCCGGAGAACGGCCTGCCGTGCTGGGATCTGCAATATCCCAGTTGCAGAATTTTCCCAGAAGCTCATTTATCCATGACCATTCCGCCGCGAATGGTAGCAGCATCGCTGTCTTGGCCGAGTATCAAGGCAAGCGGTGCCTATTTGGAGCCGATGCGTTCGCGGGCACCTTGCGAGCGAGTCTCCAGCGGATTCCAGGAGTTTCTGGTCGAGTGGTTCTTGATGCATTCAAGCTGCCTCACCATGCCAGTCAGGCGAACGTAAGTGTTGAACTTATCCAGGCAGTGCAGTGCTCGCGCTACTTAGTATCTACGAATGGCAGCCTCTTTGGTCATCCCGATGACGAGGCTCTGGCGCGAATTTTTCAATCTGGGCAAGAGGTGGTGGAGTTGTTCTTCAACTATGACTCGCAGACGACCGGCAAATGGAGGAGTTTCCAGCCTGCCCTAGAAACAGGCGTGAGGAAATATCAAGCGCACTATCCAACATCCCCCGACGGTGGTCTGCGCATTGAGCTGTAG